In the Pelorhabdus rhamnosifermentans genome, CTTGTTACAAGAATAATATTAATACAGATTAATACAATATTGAGCTGCCAAAAGGGTCCAATAACATCGAATTCAATGAGTCCTTGGACAAAAACGTATAGGGCAGCGCAACAAGCAAGTAAAATAAGATCGTTTTTGTTTTTCGAATTTTTCTCACTTATACTACTCATCACTATCACCTACACTTTCTCTCTTACATTTTTACCAAGCAGACCCGATGGTTTAAATAATAAGATAATAATCAAAATACCGAAAGCAGCCGCATCGCGGAAGGTAGAGGAAATAAAGCCACTCACAAGGGCCTCAATGACCCCGAGAATGACACCGCCGGCCATGGCGCCGGGAATCACGCCAATTCCGCCGAGTACAGCCGCAATAAAGGCTTTTAAGCCAGGCATAATGCCCATCAGAGGATCAATAGAGTTGTAGTAAACCCCGACAAGGACGCCGGCAGCTCCGGCTAAGGCACTGCCCACACCGAAGGTAAAGGAGATCACGGTGTTTACATTAATCCCCATCAACATGGCTGCATCTGTATCAAAAGAAACGGCTCGCATGGCCTTGCCTAGTTTCGTTTTTTGAACTAAATAAGTTAAAAGAACCATGAGAACAACGGAAACTGCCAAGATTAAGACTTGCTGACTATTAATGACAAGGGGTCCTATATTATAGACAGTAGCAGTAAAAATAGCGGGAAAAGTCCGGGGCTGCGGTGTAAGGAGCAAAATACCGCCATATTCGAGGAGCAAGGAGACACCAATAGCCGTAATTAAGATGGCTATTTTCGGTGCACTTCGGAGCGGTCGATAGGCAACGCGTTCAATAAGCATCCCAACCAGTCCTGTCATCACCATGGCGATGATGAGGGCTGGAAAAAAGCCGACATGAAGCAGCGTTGTTGAAAAAAAACCAACATAGGCACCAACCATATAAATATCACCATGAGCAAAATTAATCAGTCTCATAATGCCGTACACCATCGTGTAACCGAGTGCGATGAGTGCATAGATGCTACCTAATGAAATTCCGTTGATTAACTGTTGTACAAATTGTTGCAGTAGTGAATCCATACGCCCTTCCCTCCAATCATATTATATACGGAAAATAAAGGATAAGGCTCAAGCCTTATCCCTTTTTTATTTTATCATAGGTTATTACTAATCAGGGATTAATTTTTTCTTTAAATGTTTGCTTACCATCCTTCATCTCAATAATAACAGCGCTTTTAATAGGATTATGACTTGCATCCAAACTGATAATGCCTGTTACGAGAGGTAACTCTTTAATTTGCGCTAAAGCATCTTTGATCTTCGCTGGTTCAGCACTGCCAGCGCGCTTGATAGCATCGACAAGCATCATGGCACCATCATAGGCCAGCGCAGCAAAGGCATCAGGCGTTTGATGATATTCTTGCTGATAATCAGCAATAAATTGAACTACTTTTGGATCTTTATCTTCTACTGAGTAATGATTGCTAAAATAAGTATTATTTAGTGCGTCTTTACCAGCAATATCTACTAGTTTTGGCGAATCCCAACCATCTCCACCTACGATAGGCACAGTAATCCCCAGTTCACGCGCTTGTTTTACGATTTTACCTACTTCTTCATAATAGCCAGGTACATAAATAACTTCTGGATTTAAAGCTTTTATTTTTGTTAATGTGGCTTTAAAGTCCTGATCTTTTTGCAAAAAAGCCTCTTTAGATAAAATTTGTCCACCACTATTTATAAAAGTCTCTTCGAAAAACTGATCTAGCCCCTTGGAATAGTCCGAACTACTATCTACATAAACTACAGCTGTTTTAGATTTTAACGTTTTTGTTACAAAATTCGCCATCACGATGCCCTGGAAGGGATCAATAAAACAAGAACGGAAAATATAATCGTTTACTTTTCCATTACTACCAACAGTCACTTGCGGATTTGTTGATGTAGGCGTCAACATAGGAATTTTATTGTCTGTAGCAATAGGCACGGCAGCCAAAGTACTAGAACTGGCTACAGCCCCCATTAAGGCCACAACCTTATCTTGCGTAATTAGCTTTGTAGCCTCATTTGCTGATTCAGAAGGTTCTGATTTATTATCAGCAACAATAAAATTGATTTGCTTTCCTAAGACGCCGCCATTTGCATTGACTTGTTTAAAAGCCAACTTTGCACCATTCGACACAGACTGTCCGTAAGAAGCAGCTCCGCCTGTTAAATCAAAATTGCCACCAATTTTAATATCCTTGGAATCTGCTGCTGTACTACAGCCAGCAACCATGCTTGCAAACATGGCTAAACCAACTGCCAAACAGGTAAATCTACTTTTACCCTTTCCCATAATTACCCTCCCTCTAATCATTACAACATTACAATATAGATATTCTTTGTATTTTCTATATAAATTTTTGTACTTCCTTTCAATTATAATTTTGCATGAATCAGATGTCAATAGTGTATTGTTGTATACCGAGTCACCATGGAAACCCCTGATTTGTGATTTTTCAGTATAGAATGGATCGATTTGATTCATAATACTGTTAAAATCTTACGACAGGAGCATATTTCATGTTAAATCCGTTTTTTTCGAGCGATTCTTCCCTAGAGCTAAAGCTAAATATGAATCATCCTCAAACAATTTTTCAAATCAGCCGTCAAATTGAATGTTTCGCCTTACAGGCCCATGAATCAAGCTTAGATATTGTCATTGTTTGTATTGGTACCGACCGCTCAACAGGAGATGCCTTAGGCCCCTTAACAGGTGCCAAACTGCAATTACTGGCCCAGAAACATCCCGTGTTTGGCACATTAGATGATCCTGTACATGCCACAAACTTAGTCACTACGCTTGAGCTGATTCATGAGAAAATTCCCCATTCCTTTATTATTGCTGTTGATGCTTGTCTTGGTAAATTAGCCAGTGTGGGCTCAGTAACAATTGGACAAGGT is a window encoding:
- a CDS encoding branched-chain amino acid ABC transporter permease produces the protein MDSLLQQFVQQLINGISLGSIYALIALGYTMVYGIMRLINFAHGDIYMVGAYVGFFSTTLLHVGFFPALIIAMVMTGLVGMLIERVAYRPLRSAPKIAILITAIGVSLLLEYGGILLLTPQPRTFPAIFTATVYNIGPLVINSQQVLILAVSVVLMVLLTYLVQKTKLGKAMRAVSFDTDAAMLMGINVNTVISFTFGVGSALAGAAGVLVGVYYNSIDPLMGIMPGLKAFIAAVLGGIGVIPGAMAGGVILGVIEALVSGFISSTFRDAAAFGILIIILLFKPSGLLGKNVREKV
- a CDS encoding ABC transporter substrate-binding protein, with translation MGKGKSRFTCLAVGLAMFASMVAGCSTAADSKDIKIGGNFDLTGGAASYGQSVSNGAKLAFKQVNANGGVLGKQINFIVADNKSEPSESANEATKLITQDKVVALMGAVASSSTLAAVPIATDNKIPMLTPTSTNPQVTVGSNGKVNDYIFRSCFIDPFQGIVMANFVTKTLKSKTAVVYVDSSSDYSKGLDQFFEETFINSGGQILSKEAFLQKDQDFKATLTKIKALNPEVIYVPGYYEEVGKIVKQARELGITVPIVGGDGWDSPKLVDIAGKDALNNTYFSNHYSVEDKDPKVVQFIADYQQEYHQTPDAFAALAYDGAMMLVDAIKRAGSAEPAKIKDALAQIKELPLVTGIISLDASHNPIKSAVIIEMKDGKQTFKEKINP
- the yyaC gene encoding spore protease YyaC, with the translated sequence MLNPFFSSDSSLELKLNMNHPQTIFQISRQIECFALQAHESSLDIVIVCIGTDRSTGDALGPLTGAKLQLLAQKHPVFGTLDDPVHATNLVTTLELIHEKIPHSFIIAVDACLGKLASVGSVTIGQGALKPGAAVSKELPSVGDAHITGIVNVGGFMEHLVLQSTRLSIVMKMADIIANGIALGLRKITPPPLYVGPYLAERQAR